Proteins from a single region of Cupriavidus sp. MP-37:
- a CDS encoding aldehyde dehydrogenase has protein sequence MNPQEVLPICIAGEWRLGTGDRYGTRYPATGEVVAELNAASLADVEEAVQGAHHAFLTSGWAQRKPHERAAVLYRVAELIRAKGEQLAQRQRLDNGKPISETRALVASAAGTFQFFAAACETLEETITPQRGDCLTMSVYEPMGVVAAITPWNSPIASEAQKMAPALAAGNAVVVKPAEVTPLMALELARICEEAGVPRGLISVLPGKGSVIGDAITKHPLVRRVSFTGGTTTGKHIAHIAADKMMPVSLELGGKSPTMVFDDADLDHAVNGVLYGIFSSSGESCIAGSRLFVARSQYEAFIDRLAHGAAQLRVGDPADERTQMGPLITDRHRDSIESYVAAGVDEGGQLRTGGVRPDVAGLPHGYFYTPTIIEGLDNHARICQEEIFGPVLVAIPFDDEDDLIAQANDSVYALAAGIWTRDYKRAWRVARAVQAGNVWINTYKQFSIATPFGGWRDSGLGREKGRLGILQYMEQKSVYWGLNEQPLPWANH, from the coding sequence ATGAACCCACAAGAAGTACTCCCCATCTGCATCGCAGGCGAATGGCGCCTGGGGACCGGCGACCGCTACGGCACGCGCTATCCAGCGACCGGCGAAGTCGTCGCCGAACTGAACGCCGCCAGCCTGGCTGACGTGGAAGAAGCCGTGCAGGGCGCCCACCACGCCTTCCTCACCAGCGGCTGGGCCCAACGCAAGCCCCACGAACGCGCCGCCGTGCTGTACCGCGTGGCCGAGCTGATCCGCGCCAAGGGCGAGCAGCTGGCCCAGCGCCAGCGCCTCGACAACGGCAAGCCCATCAGCGAAACGCGCGCGCTGGTTGCCAGCGCCGCCGGCACCTTCCAGTTCTTTGCCGCCGCCTGCGAAACGCTGGAAGAGACCATCACGCCGCAGCGCGGCGACTGCCTCACCATGAGCGTCTACGAGCCGATGGGCGTGGTTGCGGCGATCACGCCGTGGAACTCGCCGATCGCCAGCGAGGCGCAGAAGATGGCGCCCGCGCTCGCCGCCGGCAACGCCGTGGTGGTCAAGCCCGCCGAGGTCACGCCGCTGATGGCGCTGGAACTGGCGCGCATCTGCGAAGAGGCCGGGGTGCCCAGGGGCCTGATCAGCGTGCTGCCCGGCAAGGGCTCGGTGATCGGCGACGCCATTACGAAGCACCCGCTGGTGCGCCGCGTGTCGTTCACCGGCGGCACCACCACCGGCAAGCACATCGCCCATATCGCCGCCGACAAGATGATGCCGGTGTCGCTGGAGCTGGGCGGCAAGTCGCCGACCATGGTGTTCGACGATGCCGACCTGGACCACGCGGTCAACGGCGTGCTGTACGGCATCTTCAGCTCGTCGGGCGAATCCTGCATCGCGGGCTCGCGCCTGTTCGTGGCGCGCTCGCAGTACGAGGCCTTCATCGACCGGCTGGCGCATGGCGCCGCGCAGCTGCGCGTGGGCGACCCGGCCGACGAGCGCACCCAGATGGGCCCGCTGATCACCGACCGCCATCGCGATTCGATCGAATCGTACGTCGCGGCGGGCGTGGACGAAGGCGGGCAGCTGCGCACCGGCGGCGTGCGTCCCGACGTGGCCGGGCTGCCCCACGGCTATTTCTACACGCCGACCATCATCGAAGGGCTGGATAACCACGCCCGCATCTGCCAGGAGGAAATCTTCGGGCCGGTGCTGGTGGCAATCCCATTCGACGACGAGGACGACCTGATCGCGCAGGCCAACGACAGCGTCTACGCGCTCGCCGCCGGCATCTGGACGCGCGACTACAAGCGCGCCTGGCGCGTGGCCCGCGCGGTGCAGGCCGGCAACGTATGGATCAACACCTACAAGCAGTTCTCGATCGCGACGCCGTTCGGCGGCTGGCGCGACAGCGGCCTGGGCCGCGAGAAGGGACGGCTGGGCATCCTGCAGTACATGGAGCAGAAAAGCGTGTACTGGGGCCTGAACGAACAACCGCTGCCGTGGGCCAACCACTGA